The following nucleotide sequence is from Sander vitreus isolate 19-12246 chromosome 3, sanVit1, whole genome shotgun sequence.
tgttttcttttcttgtctttttcctcttcccccccccccccgacttcCCTGCCCCTTCCACCAGGCCAAGCTGATTGTCCCCAACAGCACGGCGGGGCTGATCATTGGTAAAGGTGGAGCCACAGTTAAGGCGGTGATGGAGCAGTCCGGGGCGTGGGTCCAGCTATCCCAAAAGCCCGAGGGCATCAACCTGCAGGAACGCGTTGTCACCATCAGCGGGGAGCCAGAGCAGAACCGCAAGGCCGTCGAGATCATTGTCCAGAAGATCCAGGAGGACCCGCAGAGCTCTTCCTGCCTCAACATCTCCTACTCCAACATCACAGGACCCGTCGCCAACTCCAACCCCACTGGCTCCCCATACGCCAACTCCACCGAGGTAATGCCGTCCGCGGCAGCCGCTGCAGCAGCCACAGCTTCCTCTCTGCTCGGCCAGGCCAGCCTGGCTGGAGTCGGGGCCTTTCCAACCACCATGTCCAGCCTCTCAGGCAACGACCTGCTGGCCATCACCTCCGCCCTCAACACCCTGGCCAGCTACGGCTACAACACCAACTCCCTGGGCCTGGGGCTGAATCCCGCTGCAGCCTCAGGGGTGTTAGCAGCTGTGGCAGCTAACGCTAACCCAGCAGCAGCCGCAGCAGCTAATTTGTTAGCATCCTATGCCAGCGATGCATCCACCAGCGCAGGTCACCCAGCAGCAGGTCTCGGAGGCTTCTCCCTGGGATCCCTGGCTGCCGCTACAGGGGCCACCAATGGCTACTTAAGTGCCGCATCGCCCCTGGTGGCGTCATCTCTACTGGCCACGGAGAAGCTAGCAGAAGGAGCAAAGGAAGTGGTCGAGATCGCCGTGCCAGAAAACCTGGTGGGAGCCATCTTAGGGAAAGGAGGGAAGACGCTAGTGGAGTACCAGGAGCTGACCGGCGCCAGGATCCAGATCTCAAAGAAAGGCGAGTTCATCCCTGGAACTCGGAACAGGAAGGTGACCATCACAGGTTCCCAGGCCGCCACACAGGCTGCACAGTACCTGATCAGCCAGCGAATCACCTACGAGCAGGGGGTACGTGCCACCAACCCACAGAAGGTGGGCTAAACCTGACAGCCAATGAGAAAcgaggaggaaaagaggaagaaaaaaaaaaagagtggggGTTTGGGGGAGGAGTATAAAAAAGTGAGAGTGAGAAtggaagaaggagaggagagcaaGAATGTCAGAAGGAATCGCCCGCGCCGTTTTCTTCTGCGTGTTTTCAGTAttctctattaaaaaaaaaaaatttgacgCGAAGCAAAAATGTGCTGAGAAGACGAGGAGGGAGAGGAGCGAGTTATCACGCTGAAAAAccaagaaaaaaatgtgtaacaTGTAAATAAGGTTTTATTACTTAACGTCTTGACCTTTCgggatttttttattgttttgttttattgttttgtttagtaAATTAAGCTGTCTGTTTGTTCGTTTGTGTATTGTGTGGACAAAGCTGAATGCCATGTAGACAGGCCGACTGCCTGAGAGGTGACAGGAAgtagggggagggagggaagggcaTGGGCACGGAGAGGGGGAGGGTTTGCGTTTACAGGGTACAACCCTCCGCCCCCCCAACCCAAAATCCCTTATGGAAACAACCCttacccctccctccccctgcaGCCCACACCCCACACCCTCCTGTagggtttttgtttttcttctagTTTTGATTTGCCCCCTCGGCCCCTGGCCCCGCCTCCTCCCAAAGCCTCTCTCACTACTTGCCCACAGCCTTGCCCtgccctcccccctcctcccttttACAAGGGTTTATAATGAGCAAGACTGCAATCTTAACCCTAGTGCGTGAGGGAAGAAACGTCCTCGAATCCCCCCCAACCCCTTTTATTCTGTCACCCGCCTATGATCTCACCTCCCCCCTCTGCCCCTCTTTCTGAGAGATGAAGGAAGGGTGAAGTGAAATTGGGGAAGGGTGTGGGGGGAGAGAATCAGCTGGGCGTTTCTTCATTTGCACACCGCCCCCCTGTATACCCTGTGATGTATCCCACTAGCAGTGCAGCGCCGCAGGTGTTATGGCACGTagcctctccccccctccccccccagcCCATACGCGCAGCTCTAGTGTTTGAGATAGAATGCCGAGGCGCACGCTGATGATCTCACGTAGTGCGAAACCGACGAGAGTGATACTGTGCAAGCTGCGGCAAACACAGGATCTATGGCATCTTTTTGCAGTCTGCTGtgataattctgttaatgataaTGTCATGACTATTACGATAGGAATCATCACCATCgtcattatttattaatgagTTCACCCATAAAAAGCTcagttgtttctttattttttatctgtgaaTTCAGGTTGACATGAATGTAAATGAGACTATTTTTGATTTGaatcttttgttttaatttaagtGGATTGAAGATGAATAGTAATGTCACATAGTGTAATATATGTCTTATTTAAGTCCAGTAAGAAAGCCGCCCCAGGCATTAATATCATCACAGTAAAGGATCACCTTATATATCCAGTCAAAGAGCAGAACAGggaacgcgcacacacacacacacacacacacatatacacacacacacacacacacacacacacacacacacacacacacacacgcacacactgaaacaaaatAATATGATGCCATATTTGGTGCTAGAAAAGGGAATTCACCATATCTATGATGCAGTCTGCATTAGCAAGACAATATCTGCAAACCACTCACACCACAGGCTGCAGTGCAGCAACTTAGCAGCTATATTAACCTCTAACGCCTGGTCATTCTAAATCTGTAGTAATATGCCCTGTTACAGTTTGCCCACAAAGCTAAATTGGAACTGAACTGAATAATTGAGTTGAACTGAGCCTAGTTCTCAGATGAACTACTACTGCCCAGCCTGTGGTCTTACAAACCCTTTAGACAAACCCAATCCACAGACTAGATCAAGCAAGAGCACTTAAGACTACTGAGAAATGCAAAcattgagaaacactgaaacatGACGAGGGAACATTGTTCGTCCGGGGTCCACTGCTAAATCTGCGAGCCTCACTGGTAGATTTGCTATTTTGAGACAGCGTGTATATCAGTAAAGGAGAGAAATAGCCTCACTGATTTTTGCCCTTATCAGGCAACCGTCCGACTGCCGATGAGGTAAAAGGCAGACATGACAGATTTTCAACATACGTCCAGGGAGCTGAGGTCGTTTCTGCCTCTGGCAAACTGCAGgtctcccatggcaacaggTTTACGGCCCACTGTAGACACAAGAGGCTGCTGAAGATgctgttgtttcttttgttgttaatttttttgtttgtgtcgtgtgttgttgttttttttacaatcggAGTACACTGAATTTTTGTCTTAATGCACTGTGAAGCGAGGGAGCGGTTCTCTCTGCCTATGAGGTTTAGGGATGTGTGCTGTAGGCGGCATCGCGATTGGACGGTTTTTGTATGgcagggataaaaaaaaaaaaacacacacacatatatgaatatatatgtaGAATGCATATGAAGAACTTCACCAGAAATGTACGTCGTAATGAATACTGGAGGAGAAAGAGACTAGGTCGATGAAGAGGATCAATCAATTGAGGTCACGAGTTGAGATCAATTAGATTCTGCTTACCTGTTGTCTTGGAAAAGTGTTTTGTAATCAGAGGGTGGGATGTTGGGGGAGTGTTAGGTGTCCAGTAGCAAATTAAAGTGACTGGAACAAATTATAAATTCACTTTTCTATCGCAGCTGTGTCTTTTTCataaacagttgaaattgataatgtactgtacatccaATGGGCAAACCCCTGGACACATATTTAAGTCCAACAGGAGTTGAAGTGTGACGGAatgtaaaatgccaaaaatgagGAGGGGGTGCATTTGATTTATTGACCTAAACAGCCTGGTGAGGGGAGGGAACTCCTCcgagatataaaaaaaataataaaaataacgaaaaaaaaacttttttttattctttttaaaccAATCCGACCCAAAATCCTCCACTGTGCTACCGAATGTGTCACTCTCTGTTGGAGCGCCAGTGAGGGTTTATCTCCACAGCTTGGTAAGGAGGCTTCTTTACTCCCATCTAACACCATCCACACTCACCCTCCCTCCCACCCAGTGCACTCCCATCTTGACACCCCCTCTCCTCCTACTACATCGCTCCATGGGTGACTATGTCTGGTATTATGATCAATGCATGTCTGCTGCTTGCCCTGACAAACACCACAGATTgagtctctcttctctttgccTCCTCGGGCGGCTGAGGCTTGGAGACGCCACGATGCACCACCATCAGAAAACGACCCCGCCTGCAGACGGAGTCATAGTTGAGGCTGGCAGGGCACAGTGCATAAACCCTCTTATCTGTAGTTTGGATcagtgagttttatttttaataagagAAACATTGTTGATTTGGAATAGCTTGCTgcacaaacataaaacatacacatattGTGAGGGAATATTTTGCCATTGATGGGGTTTGACTGGATTTATGTTTGATATTTTGTGGCAAAAACCTCATTAAGACCATAGAAAGATAGTAGTCGTTGTAGATAGTGTGCTTTTGTTCCACTGTAGAACTGTACTGTGCTGTAAACAGTCAGTAACCGATTTCCCAGTTTATTTAGTGCACGTTACGCCAGGTTTCAGCAGGTAGAGTACTGCTTGTTTTATCATTCatcaagcaaaaatggcaaACAATTACTGATAACAGCTTTCCAAATGTGAGGATATGCTGCTCTTATTTGTCTTGTATCATTGTACGTTGGATATGTTTGGTGTtcggactgttggtcagacaaaacaaggaaTTTGGACGTAGCTGTTCTGGTAACTTGActgttttcactattttctgacattttatagactgaaCAAATATTCAATTCATCTAAATTAAGATTTTGAAGATGAATGCTTAATTAAAGATTCATTCCTCCATTCAGACAAACCTGCTTCTATGGAAAACCGATGGTGGGGATTCTTTATCGCAGTCAGAGCAGGTTCAGTTTGTTGTACAACTTGCCTCATTGCTAAATTACTTTGTAAGCAGCACAGTGCGTTTACAGTGGAAAAACTGCATTGGAATTCCTAAAATATAGGTGCCATTTGAGTTGATTACTACTGGACGGATTTCTTTTTCATCTCATTAATTAAACCTTAGAAAGATCTTTTCTTAGTTTGTCTTTTATACAGCAGCCAATCTCTTAAGTTATATTAATGTTAGGGGGTCGAGATAAAATGTGATGAGTACTGGAAGCAATACACTTAGTGGCATGTTGCCTTGTCCTTTATCCTCTGTCTGCCATAGGAGCTTTGGATTTAGATGTTGAATaggtttacattttattttatttttaatttgtggACAATGCTGCTATACAATAACTGATGTACTAAAAATACAAGGTTAAAACATATCGAAATCTGTCCTTTAGCTGGAGAGGCTAGTCTCAATACGAGCTCTGTTATAAGCTGACGATAAGTTAATAATAGTGTAATTCTAACCTGAACAAGTTAAACCTGTGCCAAAATAGGTCTTTACAAAGTGAAACTGTAAATGTGTTGAACCCACATAAGATAAGAGGAAACATACTTTTATATTaagaaaatgtgaaaagtgCCAAATGAACCATATTTATAATTTACATAGGAAGAGAGTGGTCCATGTGACAGTTTTTAAGAACTAAGTAAACTAACGGTCAAAGCGCCTCAGTACAGCAGTTTGTTTAAACCCTCTCTGTTCCTGCCACAAGACGAGGGACCGCCATGTTAGCTGAGGATTAGCCAGTCCTCTGGGAACTACACTTCCCAGAATGCAACAGCACTATGACTCTGGGGGCTAGACAAATCAACATAGCGATAGGTTAGCATAATTATGCTAAAAAAATGTGACTTGATAGCATTCTTAAATACAGCCTTTTATAGTtacaatgaaaatgtattttgtggaAATAGATGTTATCTTTTTTGCACGTCTATATTGCATGATATCAAAGTAAAGCgtggacaaaaaacaaaaaaaaaggaaaaaaaaaaacaaagaaacaaaaaagaagtGATTAGGCAGTGTGTCATTCATTTTTCGGAGACAAATCTTTGCATGCCGATAAGGGTAGAGCATTTTGATATTGTTTTACACGCGttcaaatgttcaaatgtttgtttgtttgttcaaatTTTTGATTTTGACGATACAACAGAATGAGTATTTTGTCGTTGTCTAAAGATCCTCACAGGGATACGAACAAAACTCTCGAACAAACCTAAAACTATTTTGCTACTTGCTGAGCGAGCTTGTACTAAAAAAAGTTCTCAGTTGCTGCCTAACTttagacagaaaataaacaagttttGTTTCAAATTAAGACTATTAATTATTACTAAGAGATTGTCCATGAATGTACTCACCTCTGCATAAGTTTGCATATCACTCCTCTGACCACCGACGTGTAGTAGAGGCTTACGTGTGTTTTcgtgtgtttttgtattctaACATTACTAACTCTCGACGCACTGTCAAACTCAGTATAACTCTTTtgtctgtctccccccccccccccccccgtccccGTCCCCCGTCCCCCCACGCTCTGAGCTCTGGCTTGTCCTGTCATTGATATGCACCTTATTGACCTCAAATATGACATGGAGCATCTCCAGCCCCGCCCAGTGTATTTTTACAGGGTTGGGAGAAATTCGTaaaaagagagtgtgtgagaaagCGAGGTGAAAACTCCCCTCCTTCACCTACaaatcctgcaaaaaaaaacacacacacacacacacacacacacatacacacactctgtttGCTGCACTCTCGGTCTCCCTCGGGTGCCTCGCTGCAGAATTGGGGACGGATTGTGTGTTCACTCCTTTAATATGCAATCCCAGTCTCTGATCTCAGGGAGAGAAACAAAACTTGCATTGCCagtgtgttctctctctctctctctctctctctctaattagATGCGTTATTGGGTTTAGtgtcaaacaaaaaaagagagaaattttGCCAAAGTCTGTCCACCTCTATCAGTCTCTCATTCCTTATTATGCAACCAGAGTATTTCCAGTGTGGTCATGTTTTGTATCCTGACAGATGTTGTCATGGGAGATGGCCCGCTTCCTACAAAACtccccaaaaagaaaaaaaaaaaaatcgagaAAAAATTCCATTTCTGCTCCTAGCGACATGTTTGCACTAAACTCTCTGCTGTTACTGTGCATGGCAGGCCGAGCTGAGGTGGGGGTCAGTGTGCGAGACTACTGTAGATGTGTAGCCTTACTGTAGGTGTTTATTCAGCAGTGTATTCACATGTGCatgctcctctctctccctctctctgagtTTGTCTGCTTTAGGCCAGCTCCGTGCTCGTGGTGTCTGTGTTGCGACGTAGCCGGCTAGTCATgttttttcctttctgtttttattgtgatgTGTAGAGGAATGCAAACTCAACTCTCACCTGCTCACCAGGTGACCTCATTGCTTCTCAGTGGGTGTGGCTCCTCGACATAGTCCTCCGATTTTGTTTTGtgcccctcccctcccctccaccGCCACCGCCACCTCCACAAACTCAAACCCACTCTCACCCACACCCACCACTGACCCTCCCACCTCTTCGAACACCCTCTAAGACATATTATGGGATCCCGCTCTTCCCCCTTTTTcacccctcttcctcccccaaCTCTGGCCCCATCGAAGCACCAGCAACTGTAGACTGCATTTGTCATATCACTGTTTTTCTGTTCCTTCTTCTCGttctttgttgattttttttttcctggttttTGATTTGTACTGTATGCTCTGTCTAACCTAGACCAGTTTTAACAAAATGCCATTTCTGTGTGTAGCCTGTTtaccccacgcacacacacacacacacacacacacacacacacacacacacacacacacacacacacacacacacacacatccatccatGCCCTCTTCTTTGCACTTTCACAGCCCACTCCTCCTCCttgcccaaaacacacacacacacacacacacacacactttcctccTCCGCCTCCCACGAGTCTCTTCTCTCGAGTGCCAAAAtagaacagagagagggaaaaagacaacaacaacaacaacaacaactaccaTTCCAAGCGTTTCTTTGAGTTGTTCTTGTGTGTCGGACATCCATCCTGGAAGCACCCATGAAGCCAGCATGCTCCGCCCTCATAACATGATGTCGCTCATGACGCCTCAACTGAACAGCACCTTGCCCCCTACCACcaccactcctcctcctcctcctcctcctcctcaccaccCCCCACAGAGCTAAACCCGACAAGGATTAACCCCTCTGCAGGTTGGCTACCTACCTACTGTCCTGCCTCTCAACCTACCTAAAAAAAGCCCTACCGCTCATGCCAGCTGCTTTCCTAATTCTG
It contains:
- the nova2 gene encoding RNA-binding protein Nova-2, translating into MMAGGAVQQNGIFSNPHHHNQQPHMESDPPDSRKRPLETPTEASSTKRTNTGVAFLQPLFETEGIVFPHQETETHEEGEYFLKVLIPSYAAGSIIGKGGQTIVQLQKETGATIKLSKSKDFYPGTTERVCLIQGTVEALNGVHDFIAEKVREMPQSTQKTEPVSILQPQTTVNPDRVKQAKLIVPNSTAGLIIGKGGATVKAVMEQSGAWVQLSQKPEGINLQERVVTISGEPEQNRKAVEIIVQKIQEDPQSSSCLNISYSNITGPVANSNPTGSPYANSTEVMPSAAAAAAATASSLLGQASLAGVGAFPTTMSSLSGNDLLAITSALNTLASYGYNTNSLGLGLNPAAASGVLAAVAANANPAAAAAANLLASYASDASTSAGHPAAGLGGFSLGSLAAATGATNGYLSAASPLVASSLLATEKLAEGAKEVVEIAVPENLVGAILGKGGKTLVEYQELTGARIQISKKGEFIPGTRNRKVTITGSQAATQAAQYLISQRITYEQGVRATNPQKVG